A stretch of the Longimicrobium terrae genome encodes the following:
- a CDS encoding PD40 domain-containing protein produces MYIPPFRRALLLVLAAVAMDGCRDARSAEPGSAPDTMRRGERRALAGRILFVSERDGQAEVYEVRPDGSAPHRLTRSASQDYPGAVSPDGSALLVVSVSGEERNTTERMAVLPLRGEGAARSVGPASARVRSPAWSPDGSWIVFESDTASFRDLYRMRRDGSGLRRLTDNPQGNFDPAVSPDGAWIAFVSSRDGDAEIYRMRADGTDVLRLTAFHTDDWAPRWSPDGRRIAFVSNREGRDRVYLVGADGTAIRALNAATDTAQEAEPAWSPDGLRVAHTIRAGEGSRIAVTDLRTGRRTLVSPAGEAASAPAWSPDGRHLAYTASRGAESDIRIVRADGGASFTVVRAPGADWLPRWTR; encoded by the coding sequence ATGTACATCCCCCCGTTCCGCCGCGCTCTTCTGCTCGTCCTTGCCGCCGTGGCGATGGATGGATGCCGCGACGCGCGCTCCGCCGAGCCGGGGAGCGCGCCCGACACCATGCGGCGTGGAGAGCGTCGCGCGCTGGCGGGGCGGATTCTGTTCGTCAGCGAGCGGGACGGGCAGGCGGAGGTGTACGAGGTGCGGCCGGACGGGTCCGCGCCGCACCGGCTTACCCGCAGCGCGTCGCAGGACTACCCGGGCGCGGTGTCGCCGGACGGTTCGGCGCTTCTCGTCGTTTCCGTGTCGGGAGAAGAGCGGAACACGACGGAGCGGATGGCGGTGCTCCCCCTGCGCGGCGAGGGTGCGGCGCGGAGCGTGGGCCCGGCGAGCGCGCGGGTGCGTTCGCCGGCCTGGTCGCCGGACGGGTCGTGGATCGTGTTCGAGTCGGACACGGCCAGCTTTCGCGACCTGTACCGCATGCGGCGGGACGGGAGCGGGCTGCGCCGGCTGACGGACAATCCGCAGGGCAACTTTGACCCCGCCGTGTCGCCGGACGGGGCGTGGATCGCGTTCGTCAGCAGCCGCGACGGCGACGCGGAGATCTACCGGATGCGCGCGGATGGAACGGACGTGCTGCGGCTGACGGCCTTTCACACCGATGACTGGGCGCCGCGCTGGTCGCCGGACGGGCGGCGGATCGCGTTCGTGAGCAACCGCGAGGGGCGCGACCGCGTGTACCTGGTGGGCGCGGACGGCACCGCGATCCGCGCCCTCAACGCCGCGACGGACACCGCACAGGAGGCGGAGCCCGCGTGGTCGCCGGACGGACTGCGCGTGGCGCACACCATCCGCGCGGGCGAGGGCTCGCGGATCGCGGTCACGGATCTGCGCACGGGCCGGCGCACGCTCGTGAGCCCCGCCGGCGAGGCTGCCTCCGCGCCCGCGTGGTCGCCGGACGGGCGGCATCTGGCGTACACCGCCAGTCGCGGCGCGGAATCCGACATCCGCATCGTCCGCGCGGACGGCGGCGCATCGTTTACCGTCGTCCGCGCGCCGGGTGCGGACTGGCTGCCGCGC